DNA from Bacteroides zoogleoformans:
AACCCCATCGGAATATCCCAACATTATCAACTTCGATGAGCCGGTTTCCGTACTTTCAATCACTTTTTCCTTTGGAATCGTAGGTTCCGGAGAGTCGCCCGACGAGCTGCAACCTATAAGCAAGGCAGCAATCAAGCAAGGCAAAATCTTAAACATCTTCTTCATAACCATTCTATCCTTTTTCTGTGAAAAAAGGGAGCAGTGTAAACGCTACTCCCTTTCATTGATTCATAAGTCCGTTATTCAGCGTTTCACAGGACCTGCTGTCTTTTCAAACTTCTTGGTTTCTTCGTTGTACATGAATGACATGCCATAAAGGCCATCACCGCGTCCGCCATACACCTTGTACACGGCAACATAACTGATACCCGGATCCGGTGTATCAATCCAAGAAGGAAGCAGAATATCAGCAAGTCCCTGGGCAATACGCTCATCCATGATAGTCTGAATCTCTTCGTCAGATTTACCGGTCAGATAACCATCAACATTATAATAGTTTTTCCATGTATTATATTTATTGTTGATATTGCTGTATTTGCTTGAAGATCCAAAATAGTATTCCTCTTGCGTTGCATTCTGAGTGCTCAAGAAGGCCGGCTTATTAGCCGTAACCCAGGTAACCAAAGCTTTATAATCAGCCTCAACCATGGTAATCACTTTTGTTCCTCCCAACAATCTGACAATGCTCCAGGCAGCGCCATCATAGGTCATCTCGGCAATTTTCGTCGATACGGTCAGCACTTCCGCAAAGGGGTTATAGGCTGTCCATGCATTGCCGTCGAACTTATACAAAGCTGTCTTCACCGTGGTCGTTTTGTTGGCATAAAACTTATAAGAAATCTCGCAAGTAGCCCCCGATTTCGTATAAGGGAAAGCCTTTTTCAAAAAGATGGGCAGGTAGAAATCAATATCCATATTGGCATCGAAGTTCTTATACTTACCCGGCTGACCTTTTTCGGTACCCATGGAAACATAATCCTCATCAGTCAAGGTATATTTCTTGTCAGGAGTGAAGCTGCTGTATTCGGTCCAACCGGTGGCAGTCTTCTGATACACCTTCACCTGGGTAGATTTAGAACCAGCATAGAAGACATAAGAGATGGCTACAATTTTTCCTGTTGCCAAATCGGCATACTTCGACGTACAGAAATTCTTGAGGTATTTATCCACATCCATGCTGGCGTCAAAGTTCTTGTACTTGCCCGGTTGCCCTTTTTCAGTACCCATCGCAATATAATCCGCATCGGTCAGAGTGTATTCCACATCAGCTTTCAGCTCTTCAAAGTCTTTAGTGATGTCGCCACATTTCACGCTGACCTTAGCCGAAGATCCTTTGTCGCAATAAGGGAACTTGGCTTTCAACATCGCATTCAAGGCTTTCTGCAGAGCAGCTTTGTCCGTGAAATACCCCTCACCGGGATAATTTCCGGTGAACTCTCCTTCATACTGGGCAACATCGGTTATCTTGATGTCATCATAACCTTCAAAGTTGTCTTTATTATAGTCGCATCCCATCAGTACGGCTATTGCCGCGAACATGGACGCCCAAAAATATTTCTTCATAATTGTCATATCTCCCTCTTTTAGAAATTAACTTTAAGTTTTAAAGACATATTACGTCCGAAACCGTAGAACACACGGTAAGCAGATTTCCATGTATGGTCGCCGCCGTCGAATGCAGAGTTGATATACTCTTGGTTGAACAGATTCTCTATGTTACCCGAAAGGGTGGTCTTCAATCCGGCAATTTCAAAAGCATAGCTTCCGCTGAAGTCAACAGTAGAGTAAGAAGGAATACGCCAAGGGGTCTCATAGATCTTCTGTCCTCCGAGGGAAATGTCATTGCTCTGAACAGCATAGTCGGCATAGTTGCGACCGTAGAAGTTCCAGTCCATACTCAAGCGCAAGCCCTTCATCGGGAATACATTCAGGCCAATGGCAGCCGTGGTCTGTGCAGAGCCACCTTCCATAACATCTTTTTGACCTATCAACATGGTAGCGTGATCTGCCGCACCAATGGCAGAAGCCACTTTATAGTCCTTGGTCATAGGCTGTCCGCCCGAATTGTAGAAGTAACCTACCGGATTGTTCGTCCAGCGCCAGTCGCCTACAGACAACATACCGGTAACATTCATCCATCTTACAGGTTTATAGTTCATTTCCAACTCAATTCCTTGGTGAGTGGAGTTCACACCTTGCATATTCACCATGGCACGATCCAAGTTGCCGTTTGCATCCGTATAGTCAAAAGAACGAGCCATTGTCTTATCTTTCCATACGGTATGGTAAGCATTCAAGTTGGCCGTAAATACCCGAGAACGATATCCGTAGCCCACTTCAAAGCTCAGCACCTTTTCGTTCACGGCATCCTTGTTCACGGCATTGCTTACTGTAGAAGAAAGGAATGCGCCGCCCGAGAAGTAAGGCGCACGGCTGATGTAACCTACATTGGCAAATACATTGTTGTGTTCGTCCAAGTTATAGTTGGCACCCCCCTTAACAGTGAAGCCCAACTTATTTACCTTATCTGATTTGGCGTGAGCCTCATCATAATAGAAGCGGTCGTAACGCCATTGGCTTACTTCGCTGATAGAACCGGAAACAAAAGCAGTCAGCTTGTCGTTGTCATATTCAGCCTGACCGAATACGCCGCCCTGCAATACGTGTCCATCGTAATCGCGATATACAACGTCGCCTACAGTAAGCTTTTTATAGTTAAAAGCATCAGTACCGGCTCCGGCAAAATTGGCCGCCTTCACATTCTTACGATAACGGTCGATGTAATAAGAGCCGTTATAAAGGTCGATGATTTCATTGGTATGCGTACCGATGTAGTAACGGGCGTCAATACCGACGTAGAAGTTGATTCGGTCATTCAACTCTTTCGTATAAGTAGAAAGCAGGCCATACCATTTATGCAGATTTTTCGATACGGACATCACCATCTGCGAACCGCTTGTGCTTTGTTCGTTCATTTCCTGAATCTTATCATAAGCGAATGTTCCGTCCGCATTGCGGAATGTGGTGTTCAGAATGCCGTCCGAAGTTCCGTACCATGCACTGGAATAAGCGCTGGTACCCTGGCCGCTATAGCCATATCCATCGCCGATGGACATATAGATCATACTGTTCAGAGAAGAAGTTGTATTAATCTGCCAAGAGTGGTTGAGCTGTATCTGCGGCTTATGATATTTGTTGCGGGCAGAAGTCTTGCGTTCGCCATTTTTGCCGAAGCCATAAGTGGCGTTATAACGATATTGCTCGCCCGGCAACATATATTTCTGTACTTGTTGCCACCCTTCAATGGTCAGTCCGTCGTAATTACTACGTTGGTTGTGCCACTGAGGAGCGCCAAAAGCCGTCAAAGACACTTGATGATTATCTCCCAAACGCTTGGCAAGACTGGCAAAATAAGTGTAGCCTTCAAATTCGGTACCTTGCACGTAGCCGTCTCCCCAAGACTTACCACCCAAAAGGGTAAATGCCCAACCATCCTTCGTCAAACCGGAAGAGACACTGAACAACACCTTGTTATACCCATCATTACCTACGGCATAGCTGGCAAATCCGCCTTTCTTGGCATCGGTAGCTTTGGTCACGATATTGATAGAACCACCTACCGAAGGGGCGGAAACCTTGGACGCACCCAACCCGCGCTGATACTGCACGTTACTCGAGACATCGGTCAAACCGGCCCAATTACTCCAATAAACACCGCCCCACTCCATGTCGTTCATGGGAGCGCCATTCACCAATACAGCCACGTTCTCCGACTTAAAACCGCGGATGTTCACTTTGGAGTCTCCATAACCGCCACCGGCACGACTGACGTATACACCCGGAGAAGACTTCAATATCTGCGGAAAGTCGGCTGTTCCGATACGTTCCTCGATATAGGCGGGAGCAATGGTGGACATAGCCACAGGCGTTTTACGTGCAATGGCTTGAGAAGTGATTACCACATCGTTCAAGGCCACGGCGTCCGCATGCATCTGGATTGTTCCCCAATCCACCGATGCACCTTTCTGGGTAATTTTCCTCTTGAGGTCCTTGTAACCTACGTACTTGAATAATAAAGTTCCGTTTGGGGCTACTTCTTGCTTGAAATAACCGTCGATGTCAGTCACTGTTCCTTGCGTAGTACCCTCCACCATTACGGCAGCCCCTACCAACGGCTCACCCGTTTCCGCATCAACAAGTTGACCTTTCACTGTGGTCTGGGCAGATGCCACGGCACCAAATGCCGACAATACGGCCACCAACAGGAAATGAATTAGATGTCTTCTCATAATTCTGTTTTTTGTTAATAGATAGTATTAATTAAATATTAAATTCTGTTTCAAGTCGCAAATATAAAAAAAATAAGTCAGTATATATTGCGTTTATGCCACCTTTTTTTCACACCAAGAAAGTAACTTTGATTTTTTTCCAAATAGCTCGAAGAGCAATTAAACACAAAAAGCTCCGCCTTCGAGGGCAGAGCTTTCCGTCTTTCTTTAAATCGGCCGATACGCTTTCATTATGCGGTCAAAATCAATCTGTCGCAAGTTTTCTGTAACGCACGCGTGTAGGTTCTTCCTTACCTAAACGTTTCAGTTTATTCTCCTCATATTCGGAATAAGAGCCTTCAAAGAAGAACACGTTGGAATCTCCCTCAAAAGCCAGAATGTGCGTACAAATACGGTCGAGGAACCAACGGTCGTGACTGATAACCACGGCACAACCGGCAAAATCTTCCAACCCCTCTTCGAGCGCACGAAGCGTATTCACGTCAATATCATTGGTAGGTTCGTCGAGAAGCAGCACATTGCCCTCTTCCTTCAGGCAAAGAGCCAAGTGCAGGCGGTTACGCTCACCTCCGGAAAGCACTCCGCAGAGTTTCTCCTGATCGGCTCCGGAGAAGTTGAAACGAGACAGATAGGCACGTGCGTTGACGTCGCGCCCGCCCATGCGGATCAAATCGTTACCGCCGGAAATCACTTGATACACGCTCTTGCCGGGGTCGATGTCTTTGTGTTGCTGATCCACATAAGCCACTTTTACGGTCTCTCCCACTTCAAACTCGCCTTTGTCTGCCTTCTCCAGGCCCATGATCAGGCGGAAGAGCGTCGTCTTTCCGGCACCGTTAGGGCCGATGATGCCTACTATGCCATTAGGCGGAAGCATGAAGTTGAGATTATCGAACAAGAGTTTCTCCCCGAATGCTTTTGCCACGTTCTTGGCCTCAATCACCTTGTTGCCCAGACGAGGACCGTTCGGTATGAAGATTTCCAACTTCTCTTCTTTCTCCTTCACGTCCTCGCTCAGCAGCTTGTCATAAGAGTTCAAGCGAGCCTTTCCTTTGGCCTGACGGGCTTTAGGAGCCATACGTACCCACTCCAGCTCGCGTTCCAAGGTCTTGCGGCGCTTGCTGGCCGTCTTCTCCTCCATC
Protein-coding regions in this window:
- the ettA gene encoding energy-dependent translational throttle protein EttA, with product MATVDDKKIIFSMVGLNKTIQQNNKQVLKNIYLSFFYGAKIGIIGLNGSGKSTLLKIIAGLDKSYQGEVVFSPGYSVGYLAQEPYLDPAKTVKEIVMEGVQPVVDALTEYEEINQKFGLPEYYEDQDKMDKLFARQAELQDIIDATDAWNLDSKLERAMDALRCPPEDQSVEHLSGGERRRVALCRLLLQKPDVLLLDEPTNHLDAESIDWLEQHLQQYEGTVIAVTHDRYFLDHVAGWILELDRGEGIPWKGNYSGWLEQKTKRMEMEEKTASKRRKTLERELEWVRMAPKARQAKGKARLNSYDKLLSEDVKEKEEKLEIFIPNGPRLGNKVIEAKNVAKAFGEKLLFDNLNFMLPPNGIVGIIGPNGAGKTTLFRLIMGLEKADKGEFEVGETVKVAYVDQQHKDIDPGKSVYQVISGGNDLIRMGGRDVNARAYLSRFNFSGADQEKLCGVLSGGERNRLHLALCLKEEGNVLLLDEPTNDIDVNTLRALEEGLEDFAGCAVVISHDRWFLDRICTHILAFEGDSNVFFFEGSYSEYEENKLKRLGKEEPTRVRYRKLATD
- a CDS encoding TonB-dependent receptor — encoded protein: MRRHLIHFLLVAVLSAFGAVASAQTTVKGQLVDAETGEPLVGAAVMVEGTTQGTVTDIDGYFKQEVAPNGTLLFKYVGYKDLKRKITQKGASVDWGTIQMHADAVALNDVVITSQAIARKTPVAMSTIAPAYIEERIGTADFPQILKSSPGVYVSRAGGGYGDSKVNIRGFKSENVAVLVNGAPMNDMEWGGVYWSNWAGLTDVSSNVQYQRGLGASKVSAPSVGGSINIVTKATDAKKGGFASYAVGNDGYNKVLFSVSSGLTKDGWAFTLLGGKSWGDGYVQGTEFEGYTYFASLAKRLGDNHQVSLTAFGAPQWHNQRSNYDGLTIEGWQQVQKYMLPGEQYRYNATYGFGKNGERKTSARNKYHKPQIQLNHSWQINTTSSLNSMIYMSIGDGYGYSGQGTSAYSSAWYGTSDGILNTTFRNADGTFAYDKIQEMNEQSTSGSQMVMSVSKNLHKWYGLLSTYTKELNDRINFYVGIDARYYIGTHTNEIIDLYNGSYYIDRYRKNVKAANFAGAGTDAFNYKKLTVGDVVYRDYDGHVLQGGVFGQAEYDNDKLTAFVSGSISEVSQWRYDRFYYDEAHAKSDKVNKLGFTVKGGANYNLDEHNNVFANVGYISRAPYFSGGAFLSSTVSNAVNKDAVNEKVLSFEVGYGYRSRVFTANLNAYHTVWKDKTMARSFDYTDANGNLDRAMVNMQGVNSTHQGIELEMNYKPVRWMNVTGMLSVGDWRWTNNPVGYFYNSGGQPMTKDYKVASAIGAADHATMLIGQKDVMEGGSAQTTAAIGLNVFPMKGLRLSMDWNFYGRNYADYAVQSNDISLGGQKIYETPWRIPSYSTVDFSGSYAFEIAGLKTTLSGNIENLFNQEYINSAFDGGDHTWKSAYRVFYGFGRNMSLKLKVNF